A segment of the Deltaproteobacteria bacterium genome:
GCGCGGCGGAACTCGGCGAGGCCCTTGCCGAGCGCCCGGGCGATCTCGGGGAGCCGCTTCGGGCCGAGGACGACCAGCGCGACCACCATGATCACCATGAGCTCGGGCATGCCGATGCCGAACATTGCAGGCTCCGTATTGCGGACCACTTACGGAGTCAATTGCCCGCCGGCGCGATGCCGTGCGGCTCGCATCGGGTTCCTGCGCGGGGAGGCGGGGGTTATAGTCGCGGCCATGCGAACCGGGATCGTCCTCGACCGGCGGTACGAAGCACACGACACCGGCCCCGGCCACCCCGAGCGCCCGGAGCGGATCCGCGCCATCCGCGAGCTCATGCGCGCGTACCGGCGCGCGGGGCTCGTCGACGTCGAGCCCCGGCTCGCGACCGACGCCGAGATCGCCCTGAACCACGACCCGGCGCACGTCGCACGGGTCGCCGCGACCGCGCAGCGCGCTCGCGCCGCGTTCGACGCCGACACGCCCGTCTGCTCCGAATCGCACGCGACGGCGGCGCTCGCGGCGGGCGGCTATCTGCGGCTCCTCGAGGCGATCCTCGCCGGCGACGTCGACAACGGCTTCGCCTTCGTGCGGCCGCCCGGACACCACGCGGAGCCCGACCGCGCGATGGGCTTCTGCCTCTTCAACAACGTCGCGATCGGGGCGCGCTGGCTGCGCACGCGGGGCGTCGGCCGCATCGTGATCGTCGACTGGGACGTCCACCACGGGAACGGGACACAGGAGAGCTTCTGGGACGATCCCGACACGCTCTACGTGTCGACGCATCAGTACCCGTTCTACCCGGGGACCGGCGCGGCGTCGGAGGTCGGGCGCGGCGCCGCGGCCGGCCGCACGCTGAACGTACCGCTGCCCGCGGGCTGCGGCGACGACGAATACGTCGCCGCGTTCACCGAGCTGATCGCGCCCGTCGCCGAGCAATTCCGCCCCGAGCTCGTGCTGATCTCCGCGGGCTTCGACGCCGACTACCGCGATCCCCTCGCCGGCATGCAGGCGACCGATGCCGGCTTCCGCGCGATGACCCGGGTGCTCATGCGGGTCGCGGAGCGGCACGCGAGCGGGCGCATCGCCGCCATCCTCGAAGGCGGGTACGACCTGGACGCGCTCCGCGCCGCCGTGCCCGCCGTGCTCGACGAGCTTGCCGGCGCCGAGCTCGGAGAGGCGTTGCCGGCCCCGACCCCGCGCGGTCGAGTCCTCGCCGAGGCGCGCGCCGCGCAGAAGCCCTTCTGGGAGCTCCCGGAGTGAGGCTGGTGCGCCGGCAGCGTGCGGCTGCGTTGCTTGCCGTTGCGGCGCTGGTCTGCGTGGTCGCGCCGGCGCGCGCGGCGCGGCCGCCGGGGGTGGAGCAGGCGCTCCTCGCGGCGTCGGTGCTCGTCGGGCCGGGGTGTTCCGGCGTGCTCGTCGACGGGCCGGACCTCGTGCTCACGGCCGAGCACTGCATCCATGGTGGGGCTACGCACACGCTGCGGTTCTCCGACGGCTCGCAGCGGA
Coding sequences within it:
- a CDS encoding twin-arginine translocase TatA/TatE family subunit, giving the protein MFGIGMPELMVIMVVALVVLGPKRLPEIARALGKGLAEFRRA
- a CDS encoding histone deacetylase, with product MRTGIVLDRRYEAHDTGPGHPERPERIRAIRELMRAYRRAGLVDVEPRLATDAEIALNHDPAHVARVAATAQRARAAFDADTPVCSESHATAALAAGGYLRLLEAILAGDVDNGFAFVRPPGHHAEPDRAMGFCLFNNVAIGARWLRTRGVGRIVIVDWDVHHGNGTQESFWDDPDTLYVSTHQYPFYPGTGAASEVGRGAAAGRTLNVPLPAGCGDDEYVAAFTELIAPVAEQFRPELVLISAGFDADYRDPLAGMQATDAGFRAMTRVLMRVAERHASGRIAAILEGGYDLDALRAAVPAVLDELAGAELGEALPAPTPRGRVLAEARAAQKPFWELPE